From the Leptospira sp. WS60.C2 genome, one window contains:
- the lpxB gene encoding lipid-A-disaccharide synthase, which yields MVAKKKSHRNSAKKNILVIAGEHSGDLIGADLLQELKLIEPDYHFYGIGGEGMIQHGLESLEEMEALSVIGFSEAIKKYSFLKKVFYRVLDETTHRPTQLAILIDYPGFNLRLAKELKARGIQTVFYVSPQIWAWKFKRIFFIKEHIALMLTLFRFEEEIYHEYGVNAKFVGHPITKRIPEKLKKEPLIPEKLPDPHHGYTVGLLPGSRKGEIRRLIDPILGTAVLLHEQCKLEKKKIVFLLPNINQKEEAFLLEKIAAIKTIHPDIQIHYLWNSSLRVMEASDLLLIASGTATLEGLYFETPMVILYKVSLFTYFLGSLLMKSKFIGLANILSGEEVCREITQNECRPEYIVTEAWKILSNAKLRNKIKGILREAKERELGTTNASKKAAKEIQALLKSVSSD from the coding sequence ATGGTAGCCAAAAAAAAATCACACCGAAATAGTGCTAAAAAAAACATTTTAGTCATCGCAGGAGAACATTCAGGAGACCTAATTGGCGCTGACCTTCTTCAAGAATTAAAACTGATCGAACCAGATTACCATTTTTATGGCATTGGTGGTGAAGGGATGATCCAACACGGGCTCGAAAGCTTAGAAGAAATGGAAGCTCTGAGTGTCATTGGATTTTCGGAAGCCATCAAAAAGTATAGTTTTTTAAAAAAAGTATTTTATCGGGTTCTAGATGAAACGACTCATCGACCGACACAACTTGCTATTTTAATCGATTATCCAGGATTTAATTTACGTTTAGCGAAGGAGCTGAAAGCCCGAGGCATTCAAACCGTATTTTATGTTTCCCCTCAGATTTGGGCTTGGAAATTCAAACGAATCTTTTTTATCAAAGAACACATTGCCTTGATGCTCACCCTATTTCGTTTTGAAGAAGAAATCTATCACGAATATGGCGTGAATGCAAAATTTGTCGGTCACCCTATCACAAAACGGATTCCAGAAAAATTAAAAAAAGAACCACTGATTCCAGAAAAACTTCCTGACCCTCACCACGGTTATACGGTTGGTCTACTTCCTGGTTCTAGAAAAGGAGAAATCCGTAGACTAATCGATCCAATTCTTGGCACTGCGGTGTTATTGCATGAACAATGTAAATTGGAAAAGAAAAAAATTGTCTTTTTACTTCCAAACATCAACCAAAAGGAAGAGGCATTTCTGTTAGAAAAAATTGCCGCTATCAAAACCATTCACCCTGACATACAAATCCATTATCTTTGGAATTCCTCACTTCGAGTGATGGAAGCAAGTGACCTACTCCTCATTGCTTCTGGAACTGCTACTCTGGAGGGTTTGTATTTTGAAACACCGATGGTCATTTTATATAAGGTAAGTTTATTTACGTATTTTCTTGGATCTCTTCTCATGAAATCAAAGTTCATTGGGCTTGCAAACATCCTAAGTGGAGAGGAAGTTTGCCGAGAGATCACGCAAAATGAATGTAGGCCTGAATACATTGTGACGGAAGCTTGGAAGATTCTATCGAATGCCAAACTACGAAACAAGATCAAAGGGATACTACGAGAAGCAAAGGAAAGGGAACTAGGAACCACCAATGCATCAAAAAAAGCAGCGAAGGAAATCCAAGCTCTTTTGAAGTCAGTTTCTTCGGATTAA